The following nucleotide sequence is from Streptomyces leeuwenhoekii.
AGGACGCGAAGGACGGGGAGACGCCGCAGAGCGGCCTCCCGCAGTCCCTTCCCGCCTCCCTGCTGGAGCGGGCCCGCTCCGCCGAGGGCGTGAAGTCAGCGGAGGGCGGCGTCAGCGCGACCAACGTGACCGTGGTCGACAGTCGCGACGACAACGTGGGCGCCAGCAGCGGCGCTCCGACGATCGCCGGCAACTGGACGAAGAACGAACTGAAGTCGATGGAGATCACCTCCGGGCACGCCCCGCGCGGCCCGACCGAGGTGATGGTCGACGCCGACACCGCCGACAAGCACGGCCTGAAGCTCGGTGACGAGCTGCGCACCATCGCGCAGACCGGCGACATCCGGGCGCGGATCGTCGGTATAGCCGCCTTCAAGGTGACCAACCCCGGCGCGGCCATCGTCTACTTCGACACGGCCACCGCCCAGCGCGAACTGCTCGGCGAAACCGGCCGGTACACCCATATCCTCGTCACCGCCGCGGCCGGCGTCTCCGACGCGCAGGTCAAGGAGAACGTCACGCGGGCCCTGGACGGCACCTACAAGATCCAGACCGCCGCGGAGACCGCCGACGAGAACCGTAAGGAGGTCGGCGAGTTCCTGGACGTCATCAAGTACGCCATGCTCGGCTTCGCCGGGATCGCGTTCCTCGTCGGCATCTTCCTGATCATCAACACCTTCTCGATGCTGGTCGCCCAGCGCACCCGCGAGATCGGCCTGATGCGGGCGATCGGCTCCTCCCGCCGCCAGGTCAACCGCTCGGTGCTGGTGGAGGCGCTGTTCCTCGGCGTCGTGGGCTCGGTCCTCGGCGTCGCGGCCGGGGTCGGCATCGCCATCGGCCTGATGAAGGTGATGACGGCGGCGGGCATGAACCTGTCCACCGACGACCTCACCGTGAAGACCACCACCCCGGTGGCCGGCGTGATCCTGGGCGTCGTGGTCACCGTCCTGGCCGCCTACCTGCCGGCCCGCCGCGCCGGGAAGATCTCCCCGATGGCCGCCCTGCGCGACGCCGGTACCCCGGCCGACGGCAAGGCCGGCCGGATCCGCGCCGTCGCCGGACTGCTCCTCACCGGGGCGGGCGCCCTGGCCCTGTACACGGCGGGCACGGCCGACCAGGCCGGGGACGGCGCGCTGATGCTGGGCGCCGGCGTGGTGCTGTCCCTGATCGGCTTCGTCGTGGTCGGCCCGCTGCTGGCCGGCGGGGTCGTCCGGGTGATCAGCGCGGTGCTGCTGCGGGCCTTCGGGCCGGTGGGCCGCATGGCCGAGCGCAACGCCCTGCGCAACCCGCGCCGCACCGGCGCCACCGGCGCGGCCCTGATGATCGGCCTGGCGCTGGTGGCCTGCCTGTCGGTGGTCGGCTCCTCCATGGTCGCCTCGGCCACCGGCGAGCTCGACAAGTCGGTCGGCGCGGACTTCATCGTCCAGGGTAACCAGCGGATCGTTCCGCAGGCCGAGCGGGCGATGCAGAAGACCCCGCACCTGGAGCACGTCACCCGGTACAAGACCCTCGACGCCACGCTGACCTCCCCCGACGGGGCGAAGGACGACAGCGGCGTCACGGCCGCCGACCCGACCTACGCCCAGGACCTGCGGCGCCCGACGACCGCCGGCTCCCTGGCGGACGCCTACGCCACGGACGCGATGTCGGTCGGCTCGGACTACGCCGACCAGCACGGCGTGCGCGTCGGCGACACCGTCACCGTCGCGTTCGAGGGCGGAAAGACGGCGAAGCTGAAGGTCGCCGCCATCACCGACGACGACACCGCCATCGACCAGGGCGCCCGCTACATCAGCATCACGACGATGCAGAAGTACCTCCCGGCCGACAGGATCCCGCCGAACGCGATCCTGTTCGCCAAGGCCCGGGACGGCCAGGAGGAGCAGGCGTACGCGGCGCTGAAGAAGGCGCTCGACCCGTACCCGCAGTACCAGGTCCGCGACCAGACCGACTACAAGCAGGAGCTGAAGGACCAGATCGGCCAGTTGCTGAACCTGGTCTACGGCCTGCTCGCCCTGGCGATCATCGTGGCGGTCCT
It contains:
- a CDS encoding ABC transporter permease, which produces MTVLKTSLRNFFAHKGRMALSAVAVLLSVAFVSGTLVFTDTMNTTFDKLFASTSSDVTVTPKDAKDGETPQSGLPQSLPASLLERARSAEGVKSAEGGVSATNVTVVDSRDDNVGASSGAPTIAGNWTKNELKSMEITSGHAPRGPTEVMVDADTADKHGLKLGDELRTIAQTGDIRARIVGIAAFKVTNPGAAIVYFDTATAQRELLGETGRYTHILVTAAAGVSDAQVKENVTRALDGTYKIQTAAETADENRKEVGEFLDVIKYAMLGFAGIAFLVGIFLIINTFSMLVAQRTREIGLMRAIGSSRRQVNRSVLVEALFLGVVGSVLGVAAGVGIAIGLMKVMTAAGMNLSTDDLTVKTTTPVAGVILGVVVTVLAAYLPARRAGKISPMAALRDAGTPADGKAGRIRAVAGLLLTGAGALALYTAGTADQAGDGALMLGAGVVLSLIGFVVVGPLLAGGVVRVISAVLLRAFGPVGRMAERNALRNPRRTGATGAALMIGLALVACLSVVGSSMVASATGELDKSVGADFIVQGNQRIVPQAERAMQKTPHLEHVTRYKTLDATLTSPDGAKDDSGVTAADPTYAQDLRRPTTAGSLADAYATDAMSVGSDYADQHGVRVGDTVTVAFEGGKTAKLKVAAITDDDTAIDQGARYISITTMQKYLPADRIPPNAILFAKARDGQEEQAYAALKKALDPYPQYQVRDQTDYKQELKDQIGQLLNLVYGLLALAIIVAVLGVVNTLALSVVERTREIGLMRAIGLSRRQLRRMIRLESVVIALFGALLGLGLGMGWGTTAQKLLALEGLNVLDIPWPTIIGVFIGSAFVGLFAALIPAFRAGRMNVLNAIATE